The Mercenaria mercenaria strain notata chromosome 8, MADL_Memer_1, whole genome shotgun sequence genome has a segment encoding these proteins:
- the LOC123565885 gene encoding uncharacterized protein LOC123565885 encodes MPMVEFIWVLLGLMVYLLGAIVQATHTSLLQELLNPVDNRLMYDQKRSHHNGHSGRAHEASFPSECCPTVTRAIAPLGGLSRDNSLLQLFRDSNTIQKFYETTCAHGVKNRPCNFVDQSEWRSVCEQKHTYTYAIVKDFNVTEPYRIDYMKINSGCSCKIIGPARPPSVSLEEEIFNELESGLLEKK; translated from the exons ATGCCTATGGTGGAATTCATATGG GTGCTATTGGGGTTAATGGTATATCTGTTGGGTGCAATTGTCCAGGCCACACACACGTCACTGTTGCAAGAACTACTGAATCCTGTTGATAATAG ATTAATGTATGATCAAAAACGTTCACATCACAATGGACATTCTGGAAGGGCGCATGAAGCGAGTTTTCCCTCAGAATGCTGCCCTACAGTAACACGTGCAATTGCCCCGCTTGGAGGTCTTTCAAGGGACAATTCTTTGTTACAGTTATTTCGGGACTCGAACACTATACAGAAATTTTACGAGACCACCTGTGCACATGGTGTTAAAAATCGCCCCTGTAACTTTGTTGACCAGTCAGAATGGAGGTCCGTCTGTgaacaaaaacatacatatacgtATGCCATAGTGAAGGATTTCAATGTTACGGAGCCCTACAGGATAgactatatgaaaataaattccgGATGTTCTTGCAAGATTATAGGACCCGCTAGACCGCCGTCTGTCAGTTTAGAAGAGGAAATTTTTAATGAACTTGAATCTGGACTTCTTGAGAAAAAGTGA